In one Kitasatospora cineracea genomic region, the following are encoded:
- a CDS encoding MaoC/PaaZ C-terminal domain-containing protein: MDREPISNGVIPAVVGEVVTGEPFVVSREDVERFESGTWIDRAYPEGDVPEFPEDLVEGFHLLALVDPVLQFALGDNRGGMWGLNYGLDKVRFISQVHVGDSIVPTFETLAVEPKDGGFKVLRRCTFTIEGSERPAMVADWWGYQLPRGIVEASRRL; the protein is encoded by the coding sequence ATGGACAGGGAGCCGATCAGCAACGGCGTAATCCCGGCGGTTGTCGGGGAGGTGGTCACCGGCGAGCCGTTCGTGGTGTCCCGCGAGGACGTCGAACGCTTCGAGAGCGGGACGTGGATCGACCGCGCCTACCCCGAGGGCGACGTGCCGGAGTTCCCCGAGGACCTCGTCGAGGGATTCCACCTCCTCGCCCTGGTCGACCCGGTGCTCCAGTTCGCGCTGGGCGACAACCGCGGCGGTATGTGGGGTCTGAACTACGGGCTCGACAAGGTCCGTTTCATCTCCCAGGTGCACGTCGGCGACAGCATCGTGCCGACCTTCGAGACCCTCGCGGTCGAGCCGAAGGACGGGGGCTTCAAGGTCCTCCGGCGCTGCACCTTCACCATCGAGGGCTCCGAGCGACCCGCGATGGTCGCCGACTGGTGGGGCTACCAACTGCCGCGCGGCATCGTGGAAGCCTCCCGGAGGCTCTGA
- a CDS encoding NAD(P)/FAD-dependent oxidoreductase: MILGTAPGLADAREAVFWTDRPGRPGPFPALTGRAEADLVVVGGGFTGLWAAIMAKEEYPGTDVLLLEASTIGFGGSGRNGGFISDSLTHGLSHGASRWPSELKTLVRLGRENLTEIVETLDRHEADVGLRLTGKTTVAVAPHQVGELRALERLHLEHGDDAVWLDAEEMRADVDSPTYLGGLRVRSTGGLVDPGLLVDALTRIAERLGVRLHERTPVTGMARAGAGLRVATGNGSVIAGQVLLATNAYPAPLRRLRHLVLPVWDYALMTEPLSPPQLASLGWRERQGLTDAGNQFHYYRLTSDDRILWGGYDAIYHRGGTVDDHEARRPASYALLARHFFETFPQLEGLGFSHRWGGAIDSTSRFTATFGTAFGGRVGYAVGYTGLGVAASRFGARVALDLLARRATESTALKMVRRSPAPFPPEPLRWPIVELTRRALVRADRREGRRGPWLRLLDAFGVGFNS; this comes from the coding sequence ATGATCCTTGGTACGGCACCCGGCCTGGCCGACGCCCGCGAAGCGGTCTTCTGGACCGACCGGCCGGGTCGGCCGGGGCCCTTCCCCGCACTGACCGGGCGAGCCGAGGCGGACCTGGTCGTGGTCGGCGGCGGCTTCACCGGACTGTGGGCCGCGATCATGGCAAAGGAGGAGTACCCAGGGACCGACGTCCTGCTGCTGGAAGCGTCCACGATCGGCTTCGGGGGCAGCGGCCGCAACGGCGGGTTCATCTCCGACTCCCTCACCCACGGCCTCTCGCACGGGGCGTCCCGCTGGCCGTCGGAGCTGAAGACGCTGGTGCGGCTCGGCCGGGAGAACCTCACCGAGATCGTCGAAACCCTGGACAGGCACGAGGCGGACGTGGGGTTGCGGCTGACCGGAAAGACCACGGTGGCAGTCGCCCCTCACCAGGTCGGCGAGCTGCGCGCGCTCGAACGGCTCCACCTCGAGCACGGCGACGACGCCGTCTGGCTGGATGCCGAGGAGATGCGAGCCGACGTCGACTCCCCGACGTACCTGGGCGGACTGCGAGTCCGCTCCACCGGAGGGCTGGTCGACCCCGGGCTCCTCGTCGACGCCTTGACGCGGATCGCCGAACGGCTCGGAGTGCGGCTGCACGAACGGACCCCCGTCACCGGCATGGCGCGTGCAGGCGCGGGGCTGCGGGTGGCGACCGGCAACGGGTCGGTCATCGCCGGGCAGGTCCTCCTCGCCACGAACGCCTACCCGGCCCCCTTGAGACGGCTGCGCCACCTGGTCCTGCCCGTGTGGGACTACGCGCTGATGACGGAACCCCTGTCGCCGCCACAACTGGCCTCGCTGGGCTGGCGCGAACGGCAGGGGCTCACGGACGCCGGCAACCAGTTCCACTACTACCGGCTCACCTCCGACGACCGGATCTTGTGGGGCGGCTACGACGCGATCTACCACCGCGGCGGGACCGTCGACGACCACGAGGCCCGCCGGCCGGCCTCGTACGCCCTGCTCGCCCGGCACTTCTTCGAGACCTTCCCGCAACTGGAGGGGCTCGGCTTCAGCCACCGCTGGGGCGGAGCGATCGACTCCACCAGCCGGTTCACCGCCACCTTCGGGACCGCGTTCGGCGGCCGGGTCGGTTACGCCGTCGGCTACACCGGGCTGGGCGTCGCGGCATCCCGCTTCGGCGCCCGGGTCGCCCTGGACCTGCTCGCCCGACGGGCCACCGAGAGCACCGCACTGAAGATGGTGCGTCGTTCCCCCGCGCCCTTCCCGCCGGAGCCCCTGCGCTGGCCGATCGTCGAGCTCACCCGGCGCGCACTGGTCCGCGCGGACCGGCGCGAGGGCCGCCGCGGCCCTTGGCTCCGGCTCCTCGACGCGTTCGGCGTCGGCTTCAACTCCTAA
- a CDS encoding aldehyde dehydrogenase family protein: MRQLINPADGQVCAEVKDTDPAELPGIVATARVAQATWRDATPGERARVLLRLADLVEANATELTRLEVEETGKPAAVFADGELPFAADNLRFFAGAARSLDGSGAGVLSSGYTSMLLRRPVGVVASIAPWNFPLVMAIWKIGPAVAAGNAVIIKPAPQTPRGTLRLAELIVEAGAPHGLVQVVLGDAAVGEALVTAPGVDMVSVTGSTATGKAVMRGAVEGLKRVHLELGGKAPGLVFPDADLEQMSGGLVMGTTYNTGQDCTAATRVYAHRAVFDEAVDALRDAMGAVRPGDPWAEGTDIGPLISAAHRDRVDGFVRRAVAEGASALCGGTPLDRPGFYYPPTLLVGAAQDSEIVQGEVFGPVLVVLPFDDEDDAVRLANDTPYGLASSIWTGDVSRALRVAHRLDVGVTWINDHLPIASEAPHGGVKGSGFGKDMSQESVAEYSVTRHVMVKHAAPAARDSFRPA; this comes from the coding sequence ATGCGTCAGCTGATCAACCCTGCCGACGGGCAGGTATGCGCAGAGGTCAAGGACACCGATCCGGCGGAACTGCCGGGGATCGTCGCAACGGCGCGGGTCGCGCAGGCCACGTGGCGGGACGCGACGCCCGGTGAGCGCGCACGGGTGCTGCTGCGCCTGGCCGACCTGGTCGAGGCCAACGCCACCGAGCTCACCCGGCTCGAGGTCGAGGAGACCGGAAAGCCGGCGGCCGTGTTCGCCGACGGCGAGCTGCCGTTCGCCGCCGACAACCTGAGGTTCTTCGCCGGTGCCGCGCGATCGCTCGACGGAAGCGGAGCCGGGGTGCTCAGCTCCGGGTACACCTCGATGCTGCTGCGCCGGCCCGTCGGGGTCGTCGCCTCGATCGCGCCGTGGAACTTCCCCCTCGTCATGGCGATCTGGAAGATCGGGCCCGCGGTGGCCGCGGGCAACGCCGTCATCATCAAGCCCGCACCGCAGACGCCGCGCGGCACGCTCCGGCTGGCCGAGCTCATCGTCGAGGCGGGAGCCCCGCACGGCCTCGTCCAGGTCGTACTGGGCGACGCAGCCGTCGGCGAAGCACTGGTCACCGCCCCCGGGGTGGACATGGTGAGCGTCACCGGCTCGACCGCGACCGGCAAGGCCGTCATGCGCGGAGCGGTCGAGGGCCTCAAGCGGGTCCACCTCGAACTCGGCGGCAAAGCGCCAGGACTGGTCTTCCCCGACGCCGACCTCGAGCAGATGAGCGGCGGCCTGGTCATGGGAACCACCTACAACACCGGCCAGGACTGCACTGCGGCGACCCGCGTCTACGCCCACCGTGCCGTCTTCGACGAAGCCGTCGACGCGCTCAGGGACGCGATGGGTGCAGTTCGCCCCGGAGACCCGTGGGCGGAGGGCACCGACATCGGCCCACTGATCTCCGCGGCACACCGCGACCGCGTCGACGGCTTCGTCCGCCGCGCCGTCGCCGAAGGTGCGAGCGCGCTGTGTGGTGGAACACCGCTGGACAGGCCCGGCTTCTACTACCCGCCGACGCTGTTGGTCGGCGCCGCCCAGGACAGCGAGATCGTTCAGGGAGAGGTCTTCGGCCCCGTCCTGGTCGTGCTCCCCTTCGACGACGAGGACGACGCCGTCCGTCTGGCCAACGACACCCCCTACGGGCTGGCCTCCTCGATCTGGACCGGCGACGTCTCCCGCGCGCTGCGCGTGGCCCACCGCCTCGACGTGGGCGTCACCTGGATCAACGACCACCTGCCGATCGCTTCCGAGGCCCCGCACGGCGGTGTCAAGGGCAGCGGTTTCGGCAAGGACATGAGCCAGGAGTCGGTTGCGGAATACTCGGTGACCCGGCACGTCATGGTGAAGCACGCTGCTCCCGCCGCCCGGGACTCCTTCCGCCCCGCCTGA